The Tripterygium wilfordii isolate XIE 37 chromosome 4, ASM1340144v1, whole genome shotgun sequence genome has a window encoding:
- the LOC119996625 gene encoding transcriptional corepressor LEUNIG isoform X2 has product MSQTNWEADKMLDVYIHDYLVKRDLKASAQAFQAEGKVSSDPVAIDAPGGFLFEWWSVFWDIFIARTNEKHSEVAASYIETQLIKVREQQQQQQQQQPQQQQQQQQQQQMQMQQLLFQRHAQQQQQQQQQQQQQTQQPQQQQRRDGTHLLNGNSNGLVGNEPLMRQNSGTANALATKMYEERLKHPLQRDSMDDAAMKQRFGENVGQLLDPNHASILKPGATTGQPSGQVLHGTAGGMSPQVQARNPQLQGSAPDIKNEINPVLNPRAAVPEGSLIGIPGSNQGGNNLTLKGWPLTGLDQLRSGLLQQQKPFIQAPQPFHQLQMLTPQHQQQLMLAQQNLTSPSASNENARLRMLLNNRNMGLGKDGLSNSVGDVVPNVGSPVQAGGPLLPRGDTDMLIKLKMAHLHQQQQQQQQNNNPQQQQQLQQHALSNQQSQSSNHNLHQQDKMGGTGSVNMDGSMSNSFRGNDQTGRKRKQPVSSSGPANSTGTANTAGPSPSSAPSTPSTHTPGDVHSVPALPHSGSSSKPLMMFGNDGPGTLTSPSNQLWDDKDLALQADMERFVEDGSLEDNVESFLSHDDTDPRDTIGRCMDMSKGFTFTEVNSFRASSSKVICCHFSSDGKLLASGGHDKKAVLWYTDSSKPKTTLEEHSALITDVRFSPSMPRLATSSFDKTVRVWDADNPGYSLRTFTGHSASVMSLDFHPNKDDLICSCDGDGEIRYWSITNGSCARVFKGGTAHMRFQPRLGRYLAAAAENVVSILDVETQACRYSLQGHTKPIHSVCWDPSGEFLASVSEDSVRVWTLGSGSEGECVHDLSCNGNKFHSCVFHHTYPSLLVIGCYQSLELWNMTENKTMTLAAHEGLIAALAVSTVTGLVASASHDKFVKLWK; this is encoded by the exons ATGTCCCAAACTAATTGGGAAGCCGATAAAAT GTTGGATGTGTACATCCACGATTATTTAGTAAAGAGGGACTTAAAGGCTTCTGCTCAGGCTTTTCAAGCTGAAGGAAAGGTATCCTCTGATCCTGTTG CTATTGATGCACCTGGAGGTTTTCTCTTCGAATGGTGGTCGGTTTTCTGGGATATATTTATTGCCCGCACTAATGAGAAGCATTCGGAGGTTGCCGCATCCTACATTGAG ACACAATTAATTAAAGTGCGGgaacagcagcaacaacagcagcagcagcaaccccaacagcagcagcagcagcagcagcagcagcaaatgCAGATGCAACAGCTTCTCTTTCAGAGACATGCTcagcaacaacagcagcagcagcagcaacaacaacagcaaacACAGCAGCCACAACAGCAGCAGCGAAGGGATGGGACTCATCTTCTAAACGGCAATTCAAATGGGCTTGTGGGAAATGAGCCTCTCATGCGACAGAACTCTGGAACTGCAAATGCCTTGGCTACTAAGATGTACGAGGAGAGATTAAAACATCCACTGCAGAGGGACTCAATGGATGATGCAGCAATGAAG CAAAGATTTGGTGAGAATGTCGGCCAACTTTTGGATCCAAACCACGCCTCAATATTGAAGCCAGGGGCAACAACGGGCCAACCTTCAGG GCAAGTGTTGCATGGTACAGCTGGTGGGATGTCCCCTCAAGTTCAAGCTCGGAACCCACAGTTGCAAGGGTCTGCTCCG GACATAAAGAATGAGATTAATCCGGTATTGAATCCCAGAGCCGCAGTTCCAGAAGGATCGCTGATAGGAATCCCTG GATCAAATCAGGGTGGTAACAATTTAACACTAAAGGGATGGCCACTCACC GGGCTGGACCAGCTTCGCTCTGGGCTTCTTCAGCAGCAAAAACCGTTTATACAGGCTCCTCAGCCCTTTCATCAGCTTCAGATGTTGACACCACAACACCAGCAACAGCTTATGCTTGCTCAGCAAAATTTAACTTCACCATCTGCTAGCAATGAAAACGCTAGACTTAGAATGCTTTTAAATAATCGGAATATGGGTCTTGGAAAGGACGGCCTTTCCAATTCTGTTGGTGATGTGGTTCCTAATGTTGGATCTCCCGTACAAGCTGGTGGGCCTCTTTTGCCTCGTGGAGATACAGATATGTTGATAAAG TTAAAAATGGCTCATTTACatcaacagcagcagcaacaacaacagaaCAATAATCCTCAGCAACAACAGCAGCTTCAGCAGCATGCTCTTTCAAATCAGCAATCCCAAAGTTCAAACCACAACCTACATCAGCAGGATAAGATGGGCGGCACCGGAAGTGTCAACATGGATGGTAGCATGTCAAACTCCTTTCGAGGAAATGATCAG ACTGGGAGAAAGAGAAAACAACCAGTGTCATCTTCAGGCCCTGCCAATAGCACAGGGACTGCAAACACCGCGGGACCTTCCCCTAGCTCTGCACCATCAACACCTTCTACCCATACCCCTGGAGATGTACATTCAGTCCCTGCTTTGCCGCACAGTGGCAGCTCTTCCAAGCCACTGATGATGTTTGGAAATGATGGTCCTGGCACTCTTACATCACCATCAAATCAGTTG TGGGATGATAAAGATCTTGCATTGCAGGCTGATATGGAGCGGTTTGTTGAGGATGGATCTCTTGAAGATAATGTTGAGTCTTTTTTATCTCATGATGATACAGATCCTAGAGATACTATTGGTCGCTGTATGGATATGAGCAAAG GGTTTACATTTACGGAAGTAAATTCTTTTCGAGCGAGCTCAAGCAAAGTTATTTGTTGCCATTTCTCATCTGATGGAAAATTGCTTGCTAGTGGTGGCCATGATAAAAAG GCGGTATTGTGGTACACAGATTCTTCAAAGCCAAAAACTACTCTTGAAGAGCATTCGGCACTAATTACTGATGTCCGTTTCAGTCCAAGCATGCCACGACTTGCAACATCTTCATTTGACAAAACTGTTAGGGTTTGGGATGCTGACAAT CCTGGTTATTCGCTTCGTACATTCACGGGGCATTCTGCTTCTGTTATGTCACTAGATTTCCACCCAAATAAGGATGACCTTATCTGCTCGTGTGACGGGGATGGTGAAATTCGGTACTGGAGTATTACCAACGGTAGTTGTGCAAGAGTATTCAAG GGTGGTACGGCCCATATGAGATTTCAACCTCGTCTTGGGAGATATCTTGCTGCAGCTGCAGAGAATGTTGTATCAATATTGGATGTGGAGACGCAAGCTTGTCGGTATTCGTTGCAG GGGCATACTAAGCCAATTCATTCAGTGTGCTGGGATCCGTCTGGTGAATTCCTGGCATCTGTTAGTGAGGACTCGGTCAGAGTGTGGACACTTGGATCAGGGAGTGAAGGGGAATGTGTTCATGACTTGAGTTGTAATGGCAACAAATTCCACTCTTGTGTGTTCCATCATACTTATCCTTCACTGCTAGTCATTGGATGTTACCAG TCGTTGGAGCTATGGAACATGACAGAGAACAAGACCATGACTCTGGCAGCCCATGAAGGACTGATAGCCGCACTTGCTGTATCAACCGTGACAGGTTTGGTTGCTTCGGCTAGCCACGACAAGTTTGTCAAACTGTGGAAGTGA
- the LOC119996625 gene encoding transcriptional corepressor LEUNIG isoform X3, with amino-acid sequence MSQTNWEADKMLDVYIHDYLVKRDLKASAQAFQAEGKVSSDPVAIDAPGGFLFEWWSVFWDIFIARTNEKHSEVAASYIETQLIKVREQQQQQQQQQPQQQQQQQQQQQMQMQQLLFQRHAQQQQQQQQQQQQQTQQPQQQQRRDGTHLLNGNSNGLVGNEPLMRQNSGTANALATKMYEERLKHPLQRDSMDDAAMKQRFGENVGQLLDPNHASILKPGATTGQPSGQVLHGTAGGMSPQVQARNPQLQGSAPDIKNEINPVLNPRAAVPEGSLIGIPGSNQGGNNLTLKGWPLTGLDQLRSGLLQQQKPFIQAPQPFHQLQMLTPQHQQQLMLAQQNLTSPSASNENARLRMLLNNRNMGLGKDGLSNSVGDVVPNVGSPVQAGGPLLPRGDTDMLIKLKMAHLHQQQQQQQQNNNPQQQQQLQQHALSNQQSQSSNHNLHQQDKMGGTGSVNMDGSMSNSFRGNDQVSKNQTGRKRKQPVSSSGPANSTGTANTAGPSPSSAPSTPSTHTPGDVHSVPALPHSGSSSKPLMMFGNDGPGTLTSPSNQLADMERFVEDGSLEDNVESFLSHDDTDPRDTIGRCMDMSKGFTFTEVNSFRASSSKVICCHFSSDGKLLASGGHDKKAVLWYTDSSKPKTTLEEHSALITDVRFSPSMPRLATSSFDKTVRVWDADNPGYSLRTFTGHSASVMSLDFHPNKDDLICSCDGDGEIRYWSITNGSCARVFKGGTAHMRFQPRLGRYLAAAAENVVSILDVETQACRYSLQGHTKPIHSVCWDPSGEFLASVSEDSVRVWTLGSGSEGECVHDLSCNGNKFHSCVFHHTYPSLLVIGCYQSLELWNMTENKTMTLAAHEGLIAALAVSTVTGLVASASHDKFVKLWK; translated from the exons ATGTCCCAAACTAATTGGGAAGCCGATAAAAT GTTGGATGTGTACATCCACGATTATTTAGTAAAGAGGGACTTAAAGGCTTCTGCTCAGGCTTTTCAAGCTGAAGGAAAGGTATCCTCTGATCCTGTTG CTATTGATGCACCTGGAGGTTTTCTCTTCGAATGGTGGTCGGTTTTCTGGGATATATTTATTGCCCGCACTAATGAGAAGCATTCGGAGGTTGCCGCATCCTACATTGAG ACACAATTAATTAAAGTGCGGgaacagcagcaacaacagcagcagcagcaaccccaacagcagcagcagcagcagcagcagcagcaaatgCAGATGCAACAGCTTCTCTTTCAGAGACATGCTcagcaacaacagcagcagcagcagcaacaacaacagcaaacACAGCAGCCACAACAGCAGCAGCGAAGGGATGGGACTCATCTTCTAAACGGCAATTCAAATGGGCTTGTGGGAAATGAGCCTCTCATGCGACAGAACTCTGGAACTGCAAATGCCTTGGCTACTAAGATGTACGAGGAGAGATTAAAACATCCACTGCAGAGGGACTCAATGGATGATGCAGCAATGAAG CAAAGATTTGGTGAGAATGTCGGCCAACTTTTGGATCCAAACCACGCCTCAATATTGAAGCCAGGGGCAACAACGGGCCAACCTTCAGG GCAAGTGTTGCATGGTACAGCTGGTGGGATGTCCCCTCAAGTTCAAGCTCGGAACCCACAGTTGCAAGGGTCTGCTCCG GACATAAAGAATGAGATTAATCCGGTATTGAATCCCAGAGCCGCAGTTCCAGAAGGATCGCTGATAGGAATCCCTG GATCAAATCAGGGTGGTAACAATTTAACACTAAAGGGATGGCCACTCACC GGGCTGGACCAGCTTCGCTCTGGGCTTCTTCAGCAGCAAAAACCGTTTATACAGGCTCCTCAGCCCTTTCATCAGCTTCAGATGTTGACACCACAACACCAGCAACAGCTTATGCTTGCTCAGCAAAATTTAACTTCACCATCTGCTAGCAATGAAAACGCTAGACTTAGAATGCTTTTAAATAATCGGAATATGGGTCTTGGAAAGGACGGCCTTTCCAATTCTGTTGGTGATGTGGTTCCTAATGTTGGATCTCCCGTACAAGCTGGTGGGCCTCTTTTGCCTCGTGGAGATACAGATATGTTGATAAAG TTAAAAATGGCTCATTTACatcaacagcagcagcaacaacaacagaaCAATAATCCTCAGCAACAACAGCAGCTTCAGCAGCATGCTCTTTCAAATCAGCAATCCCAAAGTTCAAACCACAACCTACATCAGCAGGATAAGATGGGCGGCACCGGAAGTGTCAACATGGATGGTAGCATGTCAAACTCCTTTCGAGGAAATGATCAG GTTTCAAAAAACCAGACTGGGAGAAAGAGAAAACAACCAGTGTCATCTTCAGGCCCTGCCAATAGCACAGGGACTGCAAACACCGCGGGACCTTCCCCTAGCTCTGCACCATCAACACCTTCTACCCATACCCCTGGAGATGTACATTCAGTCCCTGCTTTGCCGCACAGTGGCAGCTCTTCCAAGCCACTGATGATGTTTGGAAATGATGGTCCTGGCACTCTTACATCACCATCAAATCAGTTG GCTGATATGGAGCGGTTTGTTGAGGATGGATCTCTTGAAGATAATGTTGAGTCTTTTTTATCTCATGATGATACAGATCCTAGAGATACTATTGGTCGCTGTATGGATATGAGCAAAG GGTTTACATTTACGGAAGTAAATTCTTTTCGAGCGAGCTCAAGCAAAGTTATTTGTTGCCATTTCTCATCTGATGGAAAATTGCTTGCTAGTGGTGGCCATGATAAAAAG GCGGTATTGTGGTACACAGATTCTTCAAAGCCAAAAACTACTCTTGAAGAGCATTCGGCACTAATTACTGATGTCCGTTTCAGTCCAAGCATGCCACGACTTGCAACATCTTCATTTGACAAAACTGTTAGGGTTTGGGATGCTGACAAT CCTGGTTATTCGCTTCGTACATTCACGGGGCATTCTGCTTCTGTTATGTCACTAGATTTCCACCCAAATAAGGATGACCTTATCTGCTCGTGTGACGGGGATGGTGAAATTCGGTACTGGAGTATTACCAACGGTAGTTGTGCAAGAGTATTCAAG GGTGGTACGGCCCATATGAGATTTCAACCTCGTCTTGGGAGATATCTTGCTGCAGCTGCAGAGAATGTTGTATCAATATTGGATGTGGAGACGCAAGCTTGTCGGTATTCGTTGCAG GGGCATACTAAGCCAATTCATTCAGTGTGCTGGGATCCGTCTGGTGAATTCCTGGCATCTGTTAGTGAGGACTCGGTCAGAGTGTGGACACTTGGATCAGGGAGTGAAGGGGAATGTGTTCATGACTTGAGTTGTAATGGCAACAAATTCCACTCTTGTGTGTTCCATCATACTTATCCTTCACTGCTAGTCATTGGATGTTACCAG TCGTTGGAGCTATGGAACATGACAGAGAACAAGACCATGACTCTGGCAGCCCATGAAGGACTGATAGCCGCACTTGCTGTATCAACCGTGACAGGTTTGGTTGCTTCGGCTAGCCACGACAAGTTTGTCAAACTGTGGAAGTGA
- the LOC119996627 gene encoding coiled-coil domain-containing protein 93 isoform X1 — protein sequence MAESDSTSKLQTILHLLESAGFDDVGGSDFSVSDKITRGLSWCVAANSPLDAVSTETSAHLDKIENSERIEEALSSLRCPHPLRASQIENVDCEAILPVLRWLLSNCTQNERKIRNELQKLRDRINDAGASTMVEKLISLMGSLQVLERLELDCNSDTECSKLQAEVIELEDLVATGSDRGSFSDVLNRSLQESFGNLSLAKKELAAELKAVLSLKRQLDDVPIQSELIQYEHRFAELYVHIQDKHRQTQKYYATYNTLLEIKELMLKEISLLNSISSQFRDAITTAAGRLKLIDSMEGIAKSSQQKLEKVQRRLQEEQVVCDALKVRYSAAIAEQRQCSPLLKTFQEEFVKNDGLQSQGAL from the exons ATGGCCGAGTCCGATTCGACTAGTAAACTACAGACGATTCTTCACCTGCTTGAGTCGGCAGGGTTTGATGATGTCGGGGGATCGGATTTTTCGGTTTCCGACAAGATCACCAGAGGTCTCTCTTGGTGCGTTGCCGCCAATTCTCCCTTAGACGCCGTTTCTACTGAAACCTCGGCTCACCTCGACAAAAT AGAAAATAGTGAGCGTATTGAAGAAGCGCTAAGTTCGTTGAGATGCCCTCACCCTCTTCGAGCTTCACAAATTGAAAACGTCGACTGCGAGGCTATTTTACCTGTGCTCCGATGGCTCCTAAGTAACTGTACTCAG AATGAAAGAAAGATTAGGAACGAACTGCAAAAATTGCGAGATAGGATCAATGATGCTGGTGCCAGTACTATGGTGGAAAAATTGATATCACTAATGGGGTCATTGCAG GTATTGGAAAGGCTAGAATTGGACTGTAATTCTGATACAGAATGCTCTAAATTGCAAGCTGAGGTTATTGAATTGGAGGACTTAGTTGCAACTGGCTCTGATCGTGGGAGTTTCTCGGATGTTCTGAATCGTTCTTTGCAAGAGTCTTTTGGGAATCTGAGTCTGGCAAAGAAG GAACTTGCTGCTGAATTAAAGGCTGTTCTATCATTGAAGCGGCAACTTGATGATGTTCCAATCCAGTCAGAACTTATTCA GTACGAACATAGGTTTGCAGAACTGTATGTTCATATCCAG GATAAACATCGACAAACCCAAAAGTACTATGCAACTTATAATACTCTTTTGGAGATTAAAGAACTAATGCTCAAGGAAATCTCTTTACTGAATTCAATCAGTTCACAG TTTCGGGATGCAATTACAACCGCTGCTGGTCGTTTGAAACTGATTGATTCCATGGAGGGAATTGCGAAAAGCAGCCAACAG AAGCTGGAAAAGGTGCAGCGTAGGCTACAAGAAGAACAGGTGGTCTGTGATGCTCTGAAAGTGAGGTACTCTGCAGCAATTGCAGAGCAAAGACAGTGCTCTCCTCTTTTAAAAACTTTTCAG GAGGAATTTGTGAAGAATGATGGACTTCAGAGCCAAGGTGCTTTATAA
- the LOC119996625 gene encoding transcriptional corepressor LEUNIG isoform X1 yields the protein MSQTNWEADKMLDVYIHDYLVKRDLKASAQAFQAEGKVSSDPVAIDAPGGFLFEWWSVFWDIFIARTNEKHSEVAASYIETQLIKVREQQQQQQQQQPQQQQQQQQQQQMQMQQLLFQRHAQQQQQQQQQQQQQTQQPQQQQRRDGTHLLNGNSNGLVGNEPLMRQNSGTANALATKMYEERLKHPLQRDSMDDAAMKQRFGENVGQLLDPNHASILKPGATTGQPSGQVLHGTAGGMSPQVQARNPQLQGSAPDIKNEINPVLNPRAAVPEGSLIGIPGSNQGGNNLTLKGWPLTGLDQLRSGLLQQQKPFIQAPQPFHQLQMLTPQHQQQLMLAQQNLTSPSASNENARLRMLLNNRNMGLGKDGLSNSVGDVVPNVGSPVQAGGPLLPRGDTDMLIKLKMAHLHQQQQQQQQNNNPQQQQQLQQHALSNQQSQSSNHNLHQQDKMGGTGSVNMDGSMSNSFRGNDQVSKNQTGRKRKQPVSSSGPANSTGTANTAGPSPSSAPSTPSTHTPGDVHSVPALPHSGSSSKPLMMFGNDGPGTLTSPSNQLWDDKDLALQADMERFVEDGSLEDNVESFLSHDDTDPRDTIGRCMDMSKGFTFTEVNSFRASSSKVICCHFSSDGKLLASGGHDKKAVLWYTDSSKPKTTLEEHSALITDVRFSPSMPRLATSSFDKTVRVWDADNPGYSLRTFTGHSASVMSLDFHPNKDDLICSCDGDGEIRYWSITNGSCARVFKGGTAHMRFQPRLGRYLAAAAENVVSILDVETQACRYSLQGHTKPIHSVCWDPSGEFLASVSEDSVRVWTLGSGSEGECVHDLSCNGNKFHSCVFHHTYPSLLVIGCYQSLELWNMTENKTMTLAAHEGLIAALAVSTVTGLVASASHDKFVKLWK from the exons ATGTCCCAAACTAATTGGGAAGCCGATAAAAT GTTGGATGTGTACATCCACGATTATTTAGTAAAGAGGGACTTAAAGGCTTCTGCTCAGGCTTTTCAAGCTGAAGGAAAGGTATCCTCTGATCCTGTTG CTATTGATGCACCTGGAGGTTTTCTCTTCGAATGGTGGTCGGTTTTCTGGGATATATTTATTGCCCGCACTAATGAGAAGCATTCGGAGGTTGCCGCATCCTACATTGAG ACACAATTAATTAAAGTGCGGgaacagcagcaacaacagcagcagcagcaaccccaacagcagcagcagcagcagcagcagcagcaaatgCAGATGCAACAGCTTCTCTTTCAGAGACATGCTcagcaacaacagcagcagcagcagcaacaacaacagcaaacACAGCAGCCACAACAGCAGCAGCGAAGGGATGGGACTCATCTTCTAAACGGCAATTCAAATGGGCTTGTGGGAAATGAGCCTCTCATGCGACAGAACTCTGGAACTGCAAATGCCTTGGCTACTAAGATGTACGAGGAGAGATTAAAACATCCACTGCAGAGGGACTCAATGGATGATGCAGCAATGAAG CAAAGATTTGGTGAGAATGTCGGCCAACTTTTGGATCCAAACCACGCCTCAATATTGAAGCCAGGGGCAACAACGGGCCAACCTTCAGG GCAAGTGTTGCATGGTACAGCTGGTGGGATGTCCCCTCAAGTTCAAGCTCGGAACCCACAGTTGCAAGGGTCTGCTCCG GACATAAAGAATGAGATTAATCCGGTATTGAATCCCAGAGCCGCAGTTCCAGAAGGATCGCTGATAGGAATCCCTG GATCAAATCAGGGTGGTAACAATTTAACACTAAAGGGATGGCCACTCACC GGGCTGGACCAGCTTCGCTCTGGGCTTCTTCAGCAGCAAAAACCGTTTATACAGGCTCCTCAGCCCTTTCATCAGCTTCAGATGTTGACACCACAACACCAGCAACAGCTTATGCTTGCTCAGCAAAATTTAACTTCACCATCTGCTAGCAATGAAAACGCTAGACTTAGAATGCTTTTAAATAATCGGAATATGGGTCTTGGAAAGGACGGCCTTTCCAATTCTGTTGGTGATGTGGTTCCTAATGTTGGATCTCCCGTACAAGCTGGTGGGCCTCTTTTGCCTCGTGGAGATACAGATATGTTGATAAAG TTAAAAATGGCTCATTTACatcaacagcagcagcaacaacaacagaaCAATAATCCTCAGCAACAACAGCAGCTTCAGCAGCATGCTCTTTCAAATCAGCAATCCCAAAGTTCAAACCACAACCTACATCAGCAGGATAAGATGGGCGGCACCGGAAGTGTCAACATGGATGGTAGCATGTCAAACTCCTTTCGAGGAAATGATCAG GTTTCAAAAAACCAGACTGGGAGAAAGAGAAAACAACCAGTGTCATCTTCAGGCCCTGCCAATAGCACAGGGACTGCAAACACCGCGGGACCTTCCCCTAGCTCTGCACCATCAACACCTTCTACCCATACCCCTGGAGATGTACATTCAGTCCCTGCTTTGCCGCACAGTGGCAGCTCTTCCAAGCCACTGATGATGTTTGGAAATGATGGTCCTGGCACTCTTACATCACCATCAAATCAGTTG TGGGATGATAAAGATCTTGCATTGCAGGCTGATATGGAGCGGTTTGTTGAGGATGGATCTCTTGAAGATAATGTTGAGTCTTTTTTATCTCATGATGATACAGATCCTAGAGATACTATTGGTCGCTGTATGGATATGAGCAAAG GGTTTACATTTACGGAAGTAAATTCTTTTCGAGCGAGCTCAAGCAAAGTTATTTGTTGCCATTTCTCATCTGATGGAAAATTGCTTGCTAGTGGTGGCCATGATAAAAAG GCGGTATTGTGGTACACAGATTCTTCAAAGCCAAAAACTACTCTTGAAGAGCATTCGGCACTAATTACTGATGTCCGTTTCAGTCCAAGCATGCCACGACTTGCAACATCTTCATTTGACAAAACTGTTAGGGTTTGGGATGCTGACAAT CCTGGTTATTCGCTTCGTACATTCACGGGGCATTCTGCTTCTGTTATGTCACTAGATTTCCACCCAAATAAGGATGACCTTATCTGCTCGTGTGACGGGGATGGTGAAATTCGGTACTGGAGTATTACCAACGGTAGTTGTGCAAGAGTATTCAAG GGTGGTACGGCCCATATGAGATTTCAACCTCGTCTTGGGAGATATCTTGCTGCAGCTGCAGAGAATGTTGTATCAATATTGGATGTGGAGACGCAAGCTTGTCGGTATTCGTTGCAG GGGCATACTAAGCCAATTCATTCAGTGTGCTGGGATCCGTCTGGTGAATTCCTGGCATCTGTTAGTGAGGACTCGGTCAGAGTGTGGACACTTGGATCAGGGAGTGAAGGGGAATGTGTTCATGACTTGAGTTGTAATGGCAACAAATTCCACTCTTGTGTGTTCCATCATACTTATCCTTCACTGCTAGTCATTGGATGTTACCAG TCGTTGGAGCTATGGAACATGACAGAGAACAAGACCATGACTCTGGCAGCCCATGAAGGACTGATAGCCGCACTTGCTGTATCAACCGTGACAGGTTTGGTTGCTTCGGCTAGCCACGACAAGTTTGTCAAACTGTGGAAGTGA
- the LOC119996627 gene encoding coiled-coil domain-containing protein 93 isoform X2 has protein sequence MAESDSTSKLQTILHLLESAGFDDVGGSDFSVSDKITRGLSWCVAANSPLDAVSTETSAHLDKIENSERIEEALSSLRCPHPLRASQIENVDCEAILPVLRWLLSNCTQNERKIRNELQKLRDRINDAGASTMVEKLISLMGSLQVLERLELDCNSDTECSKLQAEVIELEDLVATGSDRGSFSDVLNRSLQESFGNLSLAKKELAAELKAVLSLKRQLDDVPIQSELIQYEHRFAELYVHIQDKHRQTQKYYATYNTLLEIKELMLKEISLLNSISSQFRDAITTAAGRLKLIDSMEGIAKSSQQKLEKVQRRLQEEQVVCDALKVRYSAAIAEQRQCSPLLKTFQAKLTN, from the exons ATGGCCGAGTCCGATTCGACTAGTAAACTACAGACGATTCTTCACCTGCTTGAGTCGGCAGGGTTTGATGATGTCGGGGGATCGGATTTTTCGGTTTCCGACAAGATCACCAGAGGTCTCTCTTGGTGCGTTGCCGCCAATTCTCCCTTAGACGCCGTTTCTACTGAAACCTCGGCTCACCTCGACAAAAT AGAAAATAGTGAGCGTATTGAAGAAGCGCTAAGTTCGTTGAGATGCCCTCACCCTCTTCGAGCTTCACAAATTGAAAACGTCGACTGCGAGGCTATTTTACCTGTGCTCCGATGGCTCCTAAGTAACTGTACTCAG AATGAAAGAAAGATTAGGAACGAACTGCAAAAATTGCGAGATAGGATCAATGATGCTGGTGCCAGTACTATGGTGGAAAAATTGATATCACTAATGGGGTCATTGCAG GTATTGGAAAGGCTAGAATTGGACTGTAATTCTGATACAGAATGCTCTAAATTGCAAGCTGAGGTTATTGAATTGGAGGACTTAGTTGCAACTGGCTCTGATCGTGGGAGTTTCTCGGATGTTCTGAATCGTTCTTTGCAAGAGTCTTTTGGGAATCTGAGTCTGGCAAAGAAG GAACTTGCTGCTGAATTAAAGGCTGTTCTATCATTGAAGCGGCAACTTGATGATGTTCCAATCCAGTCAGAACTTATTCA GTACGAACATAGGTTTGCAGAACTGTATGTTCATATCCAG GATAAACATCGACAAACCCAAAAGTACTATGCAACTTATAATACTCTTTTGGAGATTAAAGAACTAATGCTCAAGGAAATCTCTTTACTGAATTCAATCAGTTCACAG TTTCGGGATGCAATTACAACCGCTGCTGGTCGTTTGAAACTGATTGATTCCATGGAGGGAATTGCGAAAAGCAGCCAACAG AAGCTGGAAAAGGTGCAGCGTAGGCTACAAGAAGAACAGGTGGTCTGTGATGCTCTGAAAGTGAGGTACTCTGCAGCAATTGCAGAGCAAAGACAGTGCTCTCCTCTTTTAAAAACTTTTCAG gcCAAATTGACCAACTGA